From the Helicobacter mustelae genome, the window AGAGTGATGTTGGATTTTTCATCACTTTCAATGATGCCAGGTGTGATGATGACCTTTCTGCCATCATAAAGTCCCGCAATCCGCACAGACTCTAGCATTCCATTGAGATTTCCATTGAAACTGCTATCCAAAATCATCTTGCCATTGACCACTTCCTTTGTCAGGCGATGGGGGATTGGCTGCAGGGTGCCAAGCACTCTTTGCATGGTTGGGATGGGGATTTTTAGATGATGGCCAAGCAGGATGGCAGCACTGAGGTTATGGATATTGAAGGCTCCAAGAATATTGGTTTTGAAGGTGTAGAAGTTTTGTTCAATCTCTAGCTCAAAGCTTGTTTCTTCAAGATTAGCTTGTTCATTGCGTAACTCTGTGGGGAAATATTGGATTTTTTTATTTTTGGAGAGATATTGTGGGAAGGTATTGTCTTTGAAAATCAGTGCAAATTCTAGTCTATTGCTCTCTAGCAACTCAAATTTTGTCTGCATGATATTCTCAAGTTTTTTAAAATATTCTAGATGTTGCTCGCCAACCTCGCCAATGATGCCATATTGGTGATTGAGCAAATGTGCAATCTCTGCGATATCACCCTTTTGGCGCGCACCGGCCTCTACGATGTAGATCTCTGTATGGGGAGGGAGATTTTCATTGATGTCGCTAACAATGCCCTTGATGGTGTTTACACTCCTTGGGGTGGCATAGACTTGGTATTGTGTGCGCAGGATTTGGTAGAGGAAGTTCTTGATGCTGGTTTTTCCATAACTTGCGGTGATGGCAATAATTTTTAGATCTTTGATGGAGTTGAGTTTTTTTTGCGCTTGTTTTTTGTAGCGGTTAAATAAAATGGCCTCAAAACAATAAGAACAGATGAGGCTAAAAATCAAACTCAAGAGGAAGAAAATATTGTTGTTGCTCTGTAAAAAGAATACCAAAACATACTGCTGCAATGCCATGAACGCAAATAAGATAATAAAAAAAGTTTTGATCCTCCTAGTGAATACGAGTTTTTTGTCTAGTCCGATAGCCCAATTTATCAATAAGGGCAGATAAAAGAGATAGAGGCTGATGAAGAGCAGAGTGGGGGAGTTGCTAGGCCCCACAGCGATAAAGAGTGCTAGGGGCAGGAGGAAATAGAGAAAATGCCAGATTTGCTTGTGATGTTTTGTGATAACACGATAAAAACTATAGTTGTACCATTGGAGATTGGTCTGGAGATAATATGCCAATGCAAAAATAAAAATCCAATTGGAAACAAAATAAAAAACAACAAGCCAATTCACTTTAATCCCTTAGAATGACAAAATCTTGGAATGCCTTTGGTGGGATGATTTTGGTTTGCACTGTATCCACCCGCGCGCGCTCAGGTCCGATTTTGAGCAGGGAGACAAAGGCGTTGAGGAATTCCATATCTGCCGCACTGGCATAGACTTCTACGCGAAAATCCTCTAG encodes:
- a CDS encoding Mur ligase family protein, which produces MNWLVVFYFVSNWIFIFALAYYLQTNLQWYNYSFYRVITKHHKQIWHFLYFLLPLALFIAVGPSNSPTLLFISLYLFYLPLLINWAIGLDKKLVFTRRIKTFFIILFAFMALQQYVLVFFLQSNNNIFFLLSLIFSLICSYCFEAILFNRYKKQAQKKLNSIKDLKIIAITASYGKTSIKNFLYQILRTQYQVYATPRSVNTIKGIVSDINENLPPHTEIYIVEAGARQKGDIAEIAHLLNHQYGIIGEVGEQHLEYFKKLENIMQTKFELLESNRLEFALIFKDNTFPQYLSKNKKIQYFPTELRNEQANLEETSFELEIEQNFYTFKTNILGAFNIHNLSAAILLGHHLKIPIPTMQRVLGTLQPIPHRLTKEVVNGKMILDSSFNGNLNGMLESVRIAGLYDGRKVIITPGIIESDEKSNITLAKAIDSTFDMAIITGELNSHILSQHIRRPQKIVLKDKSQLQNFLLNSTYKGDLILFANDAPNFI
- a CDS encoding acylphosphatase produces the protein MTLHILISGVVQGVGYRNFAQKKARELEITGSIRNLEDFRVEVYASAADMEFLNAFVSLLKIGPERARVDTVQTKIIPPKAFQDFVILRD